A genomic window from Klebsiella quasipneumoniae subsp. quasipneumoniae includes:
- a CDS encoding DeoR/GlpR family DNA-binding transcription regulator, which produces MKGYNRLEQIMDFLKSHNLVTVDQLVAATNASPATIRRDLIKLDQEGVISRTHGGVTLNRFIPAQPTTLEKAQRSPLEKQAIASAAAALVKAGDAIVLDAGTTMIELARQITHLPLRVITSDLHIALFLSEFKQIEVTIIGGRIDDSSQSCIGDHGRRLLQTIWPDLAFVSCNGWDLEKGITAPTEEKAALKRDLMANARRRILLADSSKYGAWSLFNIAPLESLTDIVTDGHLPEATREALVTLSPQLIIAD; this is translated from the coding sequence ATGAAGGGATATAACCGGTTAGAGCAGATTATGGACTTCCTGAAAAGCCATAATCTGGTGACAGTCGACCAGCTGGTGGCGGCGACCAACGCCTCGCCAGCCACCATTCGCCGCGACCTGATCAAACTCGATCAGGAAGGGGTGATCAGCCGCACGCATGGCGGGGTGACGTTGAACCGGTTTATTCCTGCCCAGCCGACGACGCTGGAGAAAGCCCAGCGCAGCCCGCTGGAAAAGCAGGCGATCGCCAGCGCGGCGGCAGCGCTGGTGAAAGCCGGCGACGCCATTGTGCTTGATGCCGGCACCACCATGATTGAACTGGCGCGGCAGATCACCCATCTGCCGCTGCGGGTGATCACCAGCGATTTACATATCGCCCTGTTTTTGTCGGAATTTAAGCAGATTGAAGTGACGATTATCGGCGGGCGCATCGATGACAGCAGCCAGTCGTGCATCGGCGATCACGGCCGCCGCCTGCTGCAGACCATCTGGCCCGATCTCGCCTTCGTCAGCTGCAACGGCTGGGACCTTGAGAAAGGGATCACCGCCCCGACGGAGGAGAAGGCCGCCCTGAAACGCGATCTGATGGCCAATGCCCGCCGGCGCATTCTGCTGGCGGACAGCTCCAAATACGGCGCCTGGTCACTCTTCAACATTGCCCCGCTGGAGTCGTTGACCGATATCGTCACCGACGGCCACCTGCCGGAAGCGACCCGCGAGGCGCTGGTGACCCTTTCCCCTCAGCTGATCATTGCCGACTGA
- a CDS encoding D-threonate 4-phosphate dehydrogenase, with the protein MSNIIAVTMGDPAGIGPEIIIKSLAEGALSGAPVVVVGCAQTLRRILALNITPRAELRIIDHPAEASFAPATINVIDEPLSDPQGLRPGEVQAQAGDLAFRCIKRATRLALEGAVAAIATAPLNKEALHLAGHAFPGHTELLAHLTQTTDYAMVLYTEKLKVIHITTHIALRQFLDTLNQPRIETVIGVADRFLRRVGYQRPRIAVAGVNPHAGENGLFGDEEIRIVAPAVAAMREQGVEVTGPCPPDTVFMQCHEGMYDMVVAMYHDQGHIPLKLLGFYDGVNITAGLPFIRTSADHGTAFDIAWTGKAKSESMATSIELAMQIAQE; encoded by the coding sequence GTGTCTAACATCATTGCAGTCACAATGGGCGACCCGGCAGGGATTGGTCCGGAGATTATTATCAAATCCCTCGCCGAAGGGGCGCTGAGCGGCGCGCCGGTGGTGGTGGTGGGCTGCGCGCAGACGCTGCGGCGTATCCTGGCGTTGAACATCACCCCGCGGGCGGAGCTGCGCATCATTGACCATCCCGCCGAGGCAAGCTTTGCCCCGGCGACGATTAACGTCATCGATGAGCCGCTCAGCGACCCGCAGGGGCTGCGTCCTGGCGAAGTGCAGGCCCAGGCCGGGGATCTGGCGTTTCGCTGCATTAAGCGGGCGACCCGCCTCGCGCTGGAGGGCGCCGTCGCGGCCATCGCCACCGCGCCGTTGAATAAAGAGGCGCTGCATCTGGCGGGGCATGCTTTTCCCGGCCATACGGAACTGTTGGCCCACCTGACGCAAACCACCGATTACGCCATGGTGCTGTATACCGAAAAGCTTAAGGTAATCCATATCACCACCCATATCGCCCTGCGCCAGTTCCTTGACACCCTCAACCAGCCGCGGATTGAGACAGTGATTGGCGTGGCGGATCGCTTTCTGCGCCGCGTCGGCTATCAGCGTCCGCGCATTGCGGTCGCCGGCGTGAACCCGCACGCCGGGGAGAACGGCCTGTTTGGTGATGAAGAGATCCGCATCGTCGCCCCCGCGGTTGCCGCCATGCGGGAGCAGGGAGTGGAGGTAACCGGCCCCTGTCCGCCGGACACGGTGTTTATGCAGTGTCATGAGGGGATGTACGACATGGTCGTGGCGATGTATCACGACCAGGGGCATATTCCGCTGAAGCTGCTGGGATTCTATGATGGGGTCAATATCACCGCCGGGCTGCCGTTTATCCGCACCTCTGCGGATCATGGCACCGCGTTTGATATTGCCTGGACAGGTAAAGCGAAGTCTGAGAGCATGGCAACCTCCATTGAGCTCGCCATGCAGATCGCGCAGGAATAA
- a CDS encoding sodium:solute symporter family protein: protein MNHFTAEDTFIIVGIVIAYILFTTWLTFRIRSKNSGDFMEGSRAMPAFIVGILLMSEYIGAKSTIGTAQAAFESGIAASWSVLGAAIGFPLFGLILVKRIYNTGKITISGAIAEKYGTSTKNIISLIMIYALLLVNVGNYVSGAAAISTVLKVNLPVAAFITAIVSTFYFAFGGMKGVAWVTMLHSALKYAGLLIILGFALSKTGGFTPMIEKMPDYYWTWDGNIGAGTIFAWLIGTIGSIFCTQFVIQAISSTKDVRSAKRSTWIAFFFCLPIALAIAIIGVAAKYLHPEINSLYALPVFLQDMNPWLAGLVTTSLVASIFVSVSTVALAIASLVVKDFYVPWRNPTPDQEFRATRWASLIIGFLPLIFVLLVPEVLKLSFFTRAIRLSITVVAVIAFYAPFFRSTRGANAGLIGACVVTSVWYLLGDPFGINNMYIALATPAIIMVIDRLIPNKSQSSPAPVEQRGV, encoded by the coding sequence ATGAATCATTTTACCGCTGAAGATACCTTTATTATTGTCGGCATTGTCATTGCCTATATTCTGTTTACCACCTGGCTGACATTCCGTATTCGTAGTAAGAATTCCGGGGATTTTATGGAAGGCTCGCGCGCCATGCCGGCCTTTATTGTCGGTATATTACTGATGTCGGAATATATTGGCGCCAAATCAACCATCGGTACCGCTCAGGCCGCCTTTGAGAGCGGAATTGCCGCCTCATGGTCCGTGCTGGGGGCGGCCATCGGCTTCCCGCTGTTCGGTTTGATTCTGGTAAAGCGCATCTATAACACCGGGAAAATCACCATATCCGGGGCTATCGCTGAGAAATATGGCACCAGTACCAAAAATATTATCTCCCTGATCATGATTTATGCGCTGTTGCTGGTTAACGTAGGCAACTACGTCAGCGGCGCTGCGGCTATTTCCACCGTCTTAAAAGTCAACTTACCCGTGGCCGCCTTTATTACCGCCATCGTCAGTACCTTCTATTTCGCCTTCGGCGGCATGAAAGGCGTCGCCTGGGTCACCATGTTACACAGCGCGTTAAAATACGCTGGTCTGCTGATCATTCTGGGTTTTGCTCTGTCCAAAACCGGCGGCTTCACGCCGATGATTGAGAAGATGCCGGATTACTACTGGACGTGGGATGGCAACATTGGCGCTGGCACTATCTTCGCCTGGCTTATCGGCACTATCGGCTCCATCTTCTGCACCCAGTTTGTTATCCAGGCGATCAGCTCCACCAAAGACGTCCGGTCAGCAAAGCGCTCCACGTGGATCGCCTTCTTTTTCTGCCTGCCCATCGCCCTTGCCATCGCCATCATCGGCGTGGCGGCGAAGTATCTGCATCCAGAAATCAACAGCCTGTACGCCCTGCCGGTATTTCTGCAGGACATGAATCCCTGGCTGGCGGGACTCGTGACAACGTCACTTGTGGCCTCGATATTCGTCAGCGTAAGTACCGTTGCTCTGGCCATTGCCTCGCTGGTGGTGAAAGATTTCTACGTACCATGGCGTAACCCAACTCCGGACCAGGAGTTCAGAGCCACGCGCTGGGCATCGTTAATTATCGGCTTCCTGCCGCTGATCTTTGTGCTGCTGGTGCCGGAAGTGCTGAAACTCTCCTTCTTCACCCGCGCCATCCGCCTGTCCATTACCGTAGTAGCGGTCATCGCCTTCTATGCCCCCTTCTTCAGGAGCACCCGCGGCGCCAATGCCGGTCTGATCGGCGCCTGCGTGGTGACCTCCGTCTGGTATTTACTTGGCGATCCGTTCGGCATCAATAACATGTATATCGCCCTGGCGACCCCGGCGATCATTATGGTCATCGATCGCCTGATCCCGAATAAATCACAATCATCCCCTGCCCCTGTTGAGCAACGTGGAGTCTAA
- a CDS encoding iron-containing alcohol dehydrogenase, whose protein sequence is MATIHSTIISGAGASSALLPLLADKTRILLVTDQNVGALEATRAIHRLLAADGRQVEVINSVPAEPSHQDVAEIVSQLGASQPQMVVGIGGGSVLDVAKLLSVLLHPQAPTLTALLAGEQPQRRLCSLLIPATAGTGSEATPNAILAIPEQQTKVGIISPVLLPDYVALLPELTTSMPASIAASTGIDALCHLLECFTSTVANPVSDNAALIGLHKLVRHIERSVDQPQDLTAKLEMLWASWYGGAAINYAGTHLVHALSYPLGGTWHLPHGVANAILLAPCMRVVRPHAVAKFAQVWDLIPDADLTLSEEEKSHALVAWLAALVKRLPLPDNLAALGVPADSIPALSAAAQNVKRLMNNAPCSVSREEIAAIYQTLFPEHA, encoded by the coding sequence GTGGCGACGATACACAGCACGATCATCAGCGGGGCTGGCGCCTCATCGGCCCTGCTCCCGCTGCTGGCAGATAAAACCCGTATCCTGCTGGTGACCGACCAGAACGTCGGGGCGCTGGAGGCGACCCGGGCGATCCATCGCCTGCTGGCGGCTGACGGGCGCCAGGTTGAGGTCATTAACAGTGTGCCTGCCGAGCCCAGTCATCAGGATGTGGCGGAGATCGTCAGCCAGCTGGGCGCTTCTCAACCGCAGATGGTCGTCGGCATTGGCGGTGGGAGCGTACTGGACGTGGCGAAACTGCTGTCGGTGCTGCTGCATCCGCAAGCCCCCACTCTGACGGCCCTGCTGGCGGGTGAACAGCCGCAACGACGGCTATGCTCCCTGCTGATCCCTGCCACCGCCGGGACCGGCTCCGAAGCAACGCCGAACGCTATTCTGGCGATCCCCGAGCAGCAGACCAAAGTGGGGATCATCTCCCCGGTGCTGCTCCCGGACTACGTCGCCCTGCTGCCGGAGCTGACCACCAGCATGCCGGCCAGCATCGCAGCCTCGACCGGGATCGATGCTCTGTGCCATCTGCTGGAGTGTTTCACCTCCACCGTGGCCAACCCGGTAAGCGATAACGCGGCGTTAATCGGTTTACACAAGCTGGTGCGTCATATCGAACGCTCGGTGGATCAGCCGCAGGATCTGACGGCGAAGCTGGAGATGCTCTGGGCCTCGTGGTACGGCGGCGCGGCGATCAACTATGCCGGCACCCATCTGGTGCATGCGCTCTCCTATCCGCTCGGCGGCACCTGGCACCTGCCGCACGGGGTGGCCAACGCCATTCTGCTGGCGCCCTGCATGCGGGTGGTCCGCCCCCACGCGGTGGCGAAGTTCGCTCAGGTCTGGGATCTGATCCCCGACGCGGACCTCACCCTCAGCGAGGAAGAGAAATCCCATGCGCTGGTGGCATGGCTGGCGGCGCTGGTCAAACGCTTACCGCTGCCCGATAACCTCGCCGCGCTCGGCGTTCCCGCAGACAGTATCCCCGCCCTCAGCGCGGCGGCGCAGAACGTGAAGCGCCTGATGAATAACGCCCCCTGCAGCGTCAGCCGTGAAGAGATCGCGGCTATCTACCAGACGCTGTTTCCGGAACATGCCTAA
- a CDS encoding sialidase family protein yields MSAIPSFDGVIRQHQQDEHIAWAMLPNACPQNHAANLLQLEDGCLMCVWFGGSQEGKADISIWGSRLAPGSDRWSEAVKLSDDPDRSEQNPVLFQAPDQVVWLLWTAQFAGNQDTAIVRYRQSHDGGQSWGPIDTLLDQPGTFIRQPISVMPDGSWLLPVFYCRTAPGEKWVGNNDVSAVKISSDGGRSWRDVAVPESLGCVHMSITAHPDGGLAAFFRSRWADHIWFSRSSDQGESWSAPVPTTLPNNNSSIQATTLDNGELALVFNNMSAAGATERRASLYDEIADDDGRKEPETTGKSAFWGAPRAPMTVAISPDGGKSWPWLRNLDEGDGYCMTNNSEQKLNREFSYPSIKQGADGNLHIAYTWYRQAIKYVRVSPQWVKGESA; encoded by the coding sequence ATGTCCGCAATTCCTTCTTTCGACGGCGTCATTCGCCAGCACCAGCAAGATGAACATATCGCATGGGCGATGCTCCCCAACGCCTGCCCGCAAAATCATGCCGCCAACCTGCTTCAGCTGGAAGATGGCTGCCTGATGTGCGTCTGGTTCGGCGGCTCCCAGGAGGGGAAAGCCGACATTTCGATCTGGGGTTCGCGGTTAGCCCCCGGCAGCGATCGCTGGAGCGAAGCGGTTAAGCTCTCCGACGATCCTGACCGCTCGGAACAAAATCCGGTGCTGTTTCAGGCGCCGGACCAGGTAGTGTGGCTGTTATGGACGGCGCAATTCGCCGGCAACCAGGATACCGCCATTGTGCGCTACCGCCAGTCACACGACGGCGGGCAAAGCTGGGGACCCATCGATACCCTGTTGGATCAGCCCGGTACCTTTATTCGCCAGCCGATTAGCGTCATGCCTGACGGCAGCTGGCTGCTGCCGGTGTTTTACTGCCGCACTGCACCCGGCGAGAAATGGGTGGGTAACAATGACGTCAGCGCGGTGAAGATCTCCTCCGACGGCGGCAGAAGCTGGCGCGACGTGGCGGTCCCGGAGAGTCTTGGCTGCGTCCATATGAGCATCACCGCGCATCCCGACGGCGGACTGGCGGCCTTCTTTCGCAGTCGCTGGGCGGATCACATCTGGTTCAGCCGCTCCAGCGACCAGGGTGAAAGCTGGTCTGCGCCGGTGCCAACGACGCTGCCGAACAACAACTCGTCCATTCAGGCGACGACTCTCGACAATGGCGAACTGGCGCTGGTGTTTAATAATATGAGCGCCGCCGGGGCCACCGAACGCCGAGCCTCACTGTACGATGAAATTGCGGATGACGATGGCCGTAAGGAGCCGGAAACAACCGGAAAAAGCGCCTTCTGGGGCGCGCCCCGCGCGCCGATGACGGTGGCGATCTCGCCTGACGGCGGCAAAAGCTGGCCGTGGCTGCGTAATCTTGACGAGGGTGACGGCTACTGCATGACCAATAATTCGGAGCAGAAGCTGAACCGGGAGTTCTCCTACCCCAGCATCAAACAGGGAGCAGACGGTAATTTGCATATCGCCTACACCTGGTACCGCCAGGCGATCAAGTATGTTCGCGTTTCGCCACAGTGGGTGAAAGGAGAAAGCGCATGA
- the dtnK gene encoding D-threonate kinase yields the protein MKDGNNSVLVLADDFTGANDAGVSLAEAGMSVEVAFSAGQASSARALILNSDSRAMTAGAAADKVTALLRGAARFAPRWQIKKIDSTLRGNPGAELEAMMTAQGCRVAVVAPAYPAAGRHTRDGRCYVHGIPLDHTEFASDPKTPVSRADIAGILAMQSRLPSRSLSAAQLPGALATAGEARQVLIIDAWEERHLDQVIDAVAPHAQETLLVGSAGLCEALARRLRRSEQGPLLAVVGSMSEMAQRQVAALQAHSRVRKIEIDVEQAFSGSPKEVASRIAEVLREGDHCVVTTHPNNAVRHGIEAQCRERGLSRAAYGEHICAWLADVTAQAVALCPPGALYLSGGDVAIAVAQALGASGFQIRGRVAECVPYGYFLGGRWSRPVMTKAGGFGTDTTLLHVVNFIEEKLSV from the coding sequence ATGAAAGACGGCAATAACAGCGTGCTGGTGCTGGCAGATGACTTTACCGGAGCCAATGACGCCGGGGTCAGCCTGGCGGAGGCGGGCATGTCGGTAGAAGTGGCATTCTCCGCCGGGCAGGCGTCATCCGCCCGGGCGTTAATACTCAACAGCGACAGCCGGGCGATGACCGCCGGCGCGGCCGCCGACAAGGTCACCGCTCTGCTGCGCGGCGCGGCGCGATTCGCCCCGCGCTGGCAGATAAAGAAGATCGACTCCACGCTGCGCGGCAACCCCGGCGCCGAACTGGAAGCGATGATGACGGCGCAGGGCTGCCGGGTGGCGGTTGTGGCGCCGGCTTACCCGGCGGCCGGGCGGCATACCCGGGATGGACGCTGCTATGTACACGGGATACCCCTCGATCACACCGAATTTGCCAGCGATCCGAAGACGCCGGTTAGCCGGGCGGATATTGCCGGCATTCTCGCCATGCAGAGCCGGCTGCCGAGCCGGTCGCTGAGCGCCGCCCAGCTTCCGGGAGCGTTAGCGACGGCAGGCGAAGCGAGGCAGGTACTGATTATCGACGCCTGGGAAGAGCGTCATCTGGATCAGGTTATTGACGCCGTCGCTCCTCATGCGCAGGAGACCCTGCTGGTCGGCTCGGCAGGCCTTTGCGAGGCGCTGGCGCGCCGCCTGCGCCGCAGCGAGCAGGGGCCGCTGCTGGCGGTGGTCGGCTCGATGAGCGAGATGGCGCAGCGCCAGGTCGCTGCGCTGCAGGCTCATTCCCGAGTGAGAAAGATCGAAATTGATGTCGAACAGGCCTTTAGCGGATCGCCGAAGGAGGTAGCCTCGCGGATCGCCGAGGTGCTGCGTGAGGGGGATCACTGCGTGGTGACCACCCACCCGAATAACGCCGTCCGGCACGGGATTGAAGCCCAGTGCCGCGAACGCGGTCTCAGCCGTGCGGCCTACGGGGAGCACATCTGCGCCTGGCTTGCCGACGTTACGGCACAGGCGGTGGCGCTGTGCCCCCCTGGTGCGCTGTATCTCTCCGGTGGCGATGTGGCCATCGCCGTGGCTCAGGCGCTCGGCGCCAGCGGTTTTCAGATCCGCGGCCGGGTCGCGGAGTGCGTCCCATACGGATACTTCCTCGGCGGCCGCTGGTCGCGGCCGGTGATGACTAAAGCCGGAGGATTCGGCACCGACACCACGCTATTACATGTTGTGAATTTTATTGAGGAGAAACTGAGTGTCTAA
- a CDS encoding dihydrodipicolinate synthase family protein has translation MRRAISGVLTAIVTPFTTEGALNLPALQQQVQRQIAAGNGIFCGGTNGEFFVLNEEEKIAVARTCVEAAAGRAPVVAHIGEVSTRETRRLGQQIARLGVDAVSAITPWFVPLKQEELINHYTAIADALSVPLFLYNIPARTGNTLAPETARKLAQHDNIIGIKDSAGSYDSLKGFLDAVRDIDGFDVLNGPDSLIHQGFVDGCSACISGLANVAPAEINAIWSLFHAGDIAGSRQAQERVTGLRTDLYKVAFSPAAVKKALQLMGHEVGDSRYAVQFSDQQLQEIRGIIARYLA, from the coding sequence ATGAGGAGAGCCATTAGCGGCGTACTCACCGCCATCGTTACCCCCTTTACCACTGAGGGAGCCCTTAACCTGCCAGCGCTGCAGCAGCAGGTGCAGCGCCAGATCGCCGCGGGCAACGGCATATTCTGCGGCGGCACCAACGGCGAGTTTTTTGTCCTCAATGAGGAAGAGAAGATCGCCGTCGCCAGAACCTGCGTGGAGGCGGCCGCCGGTCGCGCGCCGGTGGTAGCCCACATCGGGGAGGTTTCCACGCGGGAGACCCGCCGGCTTGGCCAGCAGATCGCCCGCCTCGGGGTTGACGCGGTATCGGCCATTACCCCGTGGTTCGTGCCCCTGAAGCAGGAAGAGCTGATAAACCACTATACGGCAATCGCCGACGCCCTGAGCGTCCCGCTCTTTCTTTACAACATTCCCGCCCGCACCGGTAACACCCTTGCGCCGGAGACAGCGCGTAAGCTGGCGCAGCACGACAATATCATTGGCATCAAGGATAGCGCCGGCAGCTACGACAGTCTGAAAGGCTTTCTTGACGCGGTACGCGACATTGACGGTTTCGACGTTCTCAACGGCCCGGACTCGCTTATCCATCAGGGGTTTGTCGACGGCTGCTCAGCCTGCATCTCGGGGCTTGCCAACGTCGCGCCTGCCGAGATCAACGCTATCTGGTCGCTGTTCCATGCTGGAGATATCGCCGGATCGCGCCAGGCGCAGGAGCGGGTAACGGGCCTGCGCACCGACCTTTACAAGGTAGCGTTCTCACCCGCGGCGGTGAAAAAAGCGCTGCAGCTGATGGGCCATGAGGTGGGCGACAGCCGCTACGCGGTGCAGTTTAGTGACCAGCAGCTGCAAGAAATACGCGGCATCATTGCCCGTTATTTAGCGTAA